One genomic region from Anaerobacillus sp. CMMVII encodes:
- the spoVAD gene encoding stage V sporulation protein AD, which yields MRLGHRTWLFENKPKIIATGTICGPFEGKGKIANDFDTIHGDLWLGQDSYEKAQRVMFEEACTKAVEKAGLTKEEIDFLLAGDLINQITPTSFASRTLSTPYIGLFGACSTSMEGLALASLIVDSGHGKNVLAGTASHNTATEKQFRYPTEYGGQKPPTAQWTVTAAGAAIVSCEGEGPIVTSATLGKVIDMGMSDPFNMGGAMAPAAVDTITAHLKDRNIDSSYYDYIFTGDLGTIGREIALDLLKKHSISIEKEKFQDCGLLIYKEDQPIFAGGSGAGCSAGVTYGHLLNRMKNGEIKRMLIVATGALLSPLSFQQKETIPCIAHAVSIEAGGAQS from the coding sequence ATGCGATTAGGTCATCGTACATGGCTTTTTGAGAACAAACCTAAAATAATCGCTACTGGTACAATCTGCGGGCCTTTTGAGGGAAAAGGGAAAATAGCTAATGATTTTGATACTATTCACGGCGATCTTTGGTTGGGACAAGATTCATATGAAAAAGCTCAAAGGGTTATGTTTGAAGAAGCTTGTACTAAAGCAGTTGAAAAAGCTGGCTTGACTAAAGAAGAAATTGATTTCTTGCTAGCTGGTGATTTAATTAATCAAATCACTCCGACAAGCTTTGCTAGTCGAACATTAAGTACACCTTATATTGGATTGTTTGGCGCTTGTTCTACTTCAATGGAAGGATTGGCTTTAGCATCTTTAATCGTTGACAGTGGACACGGGAAGAATGTCTTAGCAGGTACCGCTAGTCATAATACTGCTACTGAAAAACAATTTCGCTATCCTACAGAATATGGTGGTCAAAAGCCTCCAACAGCGCAATGGACTGTAACAGCAGCAGGTGCTGCTATTGTTAGTTGTGAAGGGGAAGGTCCGATTGTTACATCTGCTACCCTTGGAAAAGTAATCGATATGGGAATGAGTGATCCATTTAATATGGGGGGCGCTATGGCGCCAGCAGCAGTTGATACGATAACGGCTCATTTGAAAGATCGTAACATCGATTCTTCTTACTATGACTATATCTTTACTGGTGATTTAGGGACAATTGGCCGTGAGATTGCCCTTGATTTATTGAAAAAACATAGCATTTCGATCGAAAAAGAAAAATTTCAAGACTGTGGTTTGCTGATTTACAAAGAGGATCAGCCAATCTTTGCAGGAGGAAGTGGTGCGGGGTGCTCAGCAGGTGTTACATATGGTCATTTGCTAAATCGAATGAAAAACGGTGAAATTAAAAGGATGCTAATCGTTGCAACAGGAGCTCTATTATCTCCACTATCTTTTCAACAAAAGGAAACAATCCCTTGTATAGCACACGCAGTTTCCATTGAAGCAGGAGGTGCTCAGTCATGA
- a CDS encoding superoxide dismutase — MEQIEKKQYIETLLEWSRELKQRTTISDTIQERLDQFEKKLNNSGNISNVDLTKLSRDANELYQQIIVSKEIRKEDVRRVPIGQHKLPPLPYAYNALLPYIDEEIMRLHHAEHHKSYVDGLNKAEKEMEKARKKGDFDLIKHWQREAAFNGAGHYLHTIFWNVMSPKGGGNPKGALAKQIELDFGSFELFKQHFSEAAKKVEAVGWAILVWAPRSRRLEILQAEKHQNLSQWDVVPILPLDVWEHAYYLQYKNKRDLYVDNWWNVVNWNHAEERFVAAQKLQWQPF, encoded by the coding sequence ATGGAACAAATTGAAAAAAAGCAATATATTGAAACTTTATTGGAATGGTCACGTGAGTTAAAACAAAGAACAACTATTTCAGATACTATCCAAGAAAGACTAGATCAATTTGAAAAAAAATTAAACAACTCAGGAAACATTTCTAACGTGGATCTGACTAAGCTATCAAGAGATGCAAATGAGTTATATCAGCAAATTATTGTTTCTAAGGAGATAAGAAAGGAAGACGTTAGAAGAGTTCCAATCGGACAACATAAATTACCACCTCTTCCATACGCTTACAATGCACTTTTACCTTATATAGATGAAGAAATTATGAGACTACATCACGCTGAGCATCACAAAAGTTATGTAGATGGCTTAAACAAAGCTGAAAAAGAAATGGAGAAAGCCAGAAAAAAAGGAGATTTTGACCTAATAAAACATTGGCAAAGGGAGGCCGCTTTTAATGGAGCAGGTCATTATTTGCATACAATTTTTTGGAATGTCATGAGTCCAAAAGGCGGAGGGAATCCTAAAGGTGCTTTAGCTAAGCAAATAGAACTTGATTTTGGTAGTTTTGAACTGTTTAAGCAGCATTTTTCTGAAGCTGCTAAAAAGGTAGAGGCAGTCGGATGGGCAATCCTGGTTTGGGCCCCTCGATCAAGAAGGTTAGAAATCCTACAGGCTGAGAAACATCAAAACTTAAGCCAGTGGGATGTTGTTCCTATATTACCTTTAGATGTGTGGGAACATGCTTACTATTTACAATATAAAAATAAACGTGATTTGTATGTCGATAATTGGTGGAATGTTGTAAATTGGAATCATGCCGAAGAACGATTCGTAGCTGCACAAAAGTTGCAATGGCAACCTTTCTAA
- a CDS encoding DUF1657 domain-containing protein gives MTVAAQVKQTLAGLKSAQASFEAFALQTDNQQAKQMYQNCAQQTQMIVDTLSPRVQEIEQEEPQYKN, from the coding sequence ATGACAGTAGCAGCTCAAGTAAAACAAACACTTGCAGGATTAAAAAGTGCTCAAGCAAGTTTCGAAGCATTCGCTTTGCAAACCGATAATCAACAAGCAAAACAAATGTACCAAAATTGTGCTCAACAGACCCAAATGATTGTTGATACGTTGTCACCAAGAGTTCAAGAAATCGAACAAGAAGAGCCGCAATACAAAAATTAA
- a CDS encoding YhcN/YlaJ family sporulation lipoprotein yields the protein MKKIIAFFFIFLFLITGCNLVGQGDTSPRYIGKNSVSDQTMADEAKQIVLSMEEVIAVTGATYKEDIYVAVRVKQFDRFFLDRIRKEAQNKIKKRFPDSKVHVSTDKKVYLELEKLEQQLLNNKVKKADIEKQWTRIEDFMKG from the coding sequence ATGAAAAAAATTATTGCCTTTTTCTTTATTTTTTTATTTCTAATCACTGGTTGTAATCTAGTTGGTCAAGGAGACACTTCACCTCGTTATATTGGAAAAAATAGTGTTAGTGACCAGACAATGGCTGACGAAGCAAAACAAATTGTTCTTTCGATGGAAGAAGTTATTGCCGTTACTGGTGCCACATATAAGGAGGATATTTATGTAGCGGTAAGAGTAAAGCAATTTGACCGATTTTTTTTAGATCGAATTCGTAAAGAAGCTCAAAATAAGATTAAGAAGAGATTTCCAGATTCAAAAGTTCATGTTTCTACTGATAAAAAAGTGTATCTCGAGTTAGAAAAGTTAGAACAACAATTGTTGAACAATAAGGTTAAAAAAGCAGATATTGAAAAGCAATGGACAAGAATAGAGGACTTTATGAAAGGCTAA
- a CDS encoding DUF1657 domain-containing protein yields the protein MTVGSQVKQCLSSLKSIEATLNSFAIMTDEDEARRAFHETCLKTRKVIQQMEARVDELEIEEPQYKGF from the coding sequence ATGACAGTTGGCTCACAGGTAAAACAATGCTTATCAAGCTTAAAGAGTATAGAAGCTACATTAAATAGTTTTGCAATAATGACAGATGAGGATGAGGCGAGACGTGCCTTTCATGAGACATGCTTAAAAACACGTAAGGTCATACAACAAATGGAAGCTAGGGTTGACGAATTAGAAATTGAAGAACCACAATATAAAGGATTTTAA
- the spoVAC gene encoding stage V sporulation protein AC, with translation MSDQKKKNLTPIQQEYQSLAKKHELKRPVVKNCIKAFLVGGFICFIGQFVQVFYVHFFEFNERTAGNPTVATMIFIAVLLTGFGVYDRLGQFAGAGTAVPVTGFANSVASAAIEHRSEGYVLGVGGNMFKLAGSVIVFGTFSAFVIAIIKTILIKWGGL, from the coding sequence ATGTCTGATCAAAAAAAGAAGAATTTAACACCAATTCAGCAAGAGTATCAGAGCTTAGCTAAAAAGCACGAACTAAAAAGGCCAGTAGTAAAAAATTGTATTAAAGCATTTTTGGTAGGAGGTTTTATTTGTTTTATTGGACAGTTTGTCCAAGTCTTTTATGTTCATTTTTTCGAATTTAATGAAAGAACAGCGGGGAATCCAACTGTCGCTACTATGATTTTCATTGCTGTGTTATTAACAGGTTTTGGTGTTTATGACCGTCTAGGGCAATTTGCAGGAGCTGGCACGGCTGTTCCGGTAACTGGGTTTGCAAATTCCGTCGCCTCAGCAGCTATTGAACATCGAAGTGAAGGTTACGTCTTAGGTGTTGGTGGGAACATGTTTAAGTTAGCCGGATCTGTCATTGTGTTTGGTACATTTTCGGCATTCGTAATAGCCATTATCAAAACAATTCTTATCAAGTGGGGTGGACTGTAA
- a CDS encoding alkaline phosphatase family protein: MKKFVSLIVFLLLFAACQQQTENNASIKSLEAEDKDPRKKVILVMIDSMTGSVIDRTKEKGSIPALQFLMENGQYYNDLVAPFPSMSVVIESTLLTGKMADGHGIPGLNWYKTDEDRYIDYGTSIEKTLKLSPKQSILDSLYHLNNTHLNSNVSTIHEELHKRGYTTGSVNFIMYRGHKSHPVNVPLYIQEMLDLPEAMQTNGPDLLAFGQLVKPKALQDKNLPESIFRKLGLNDEYSVEATKALIQAGEQPDFLTVFLPDFDRAAHEHSIQYLKGFERAETFFQEILNSYESWEKALEENIFIVLGDHGQDKLLEDDVKLTIDLDEIYEGFAVAPLGEKVSDFEIAFANNHRMTYVYAPNNPESLPFLAEMAMMDNRIALASWIDGDWIYVTSPDYSSFFRFKPGNTYRDRYDQGWDIEGDERVVSIELDNNKIKYVSNPDVLNQLQSALNSHDIQTLVLTAKPSHQFYSEGAPVHEAGGEHGGIHANDTLAALIIAGTEKKPAKLRIVDLKEYIIDLFE; this comes from the coding sequence ATGAAGAAATTCGTGTCTTTAATCGTTTTCTTACTGCTATTTGCTGCATGTCAGCAACAGACTGAAAATAATGCGTCAATAAAGAGCCTTGAAGCAGAGGATAAGGACCCGCGTAAAAAAGTTATCCTCGTGATGATCGATTCAATGACAGGCTCTGTTATAGACCGTACGAAAGAGAAAGGAAGCATCCCAGCCTTACAATTCCTAATGGAAAATGGACAGTATTATAACGATTTAGTCGCTCCATTCCCTTCAATGTCCGTAGTAATTGAAAGTACATTACTAACTGGAAAAATGGCGGACGGGCATGGAATTCCAGGGTTAAATTGGTACAAAACAGATGAAGATCGTTATATAGATTACGGAACGTCAATCGAAAAGACACTAAAATTATCACCGAAACAATCGATCTTGGACTCCCTATATCATTTAAATAACACTCATCTTAATTCGAATGTAAGTACCATTCATGAGGAATTACACAAAAGAGGTTACACTACTGGTTCAGTTAACTTCATCATGTATCGAGGACATAAGTCTCACCCTGTCAATGTTCCACTTTATATTCAAGAAATGCTTGATCTTCCAGAGGCAATGCAAACAAACGGACCAGACCTTTTAGCTTTTGGCCAACTAGTAAAACCAAAAGCATTGCAAGATAAAAATCTACCAGAGTCCATCTTTCGCAAACTTGGACTAAATGATGAATATTCTGTAGAAGCCACTAAGGCATTAATCCAAGCTGGAGAGCAGCCTGATTTTTTAACTGTATTTTTACCTGATTTTGATAGGGCGGCTCATGAACATAGCATTCAGTATTTAAAGGGCTTCGAGCGGGCTGAAACATTTTTTCAAGAAATACTTAACAGCTATGAAAGTTGGGAGAAAGCACTAGAAGAAAATATTTTTATTGTTTTAGGAGACCATGGACAGGACAAGTTGCTTGAAGACGATGTTAAGTTAACTATTGATCTAGACGAAATTTATGAAGGTTTTGCAGTTGCTCCTTTAGGGGAAAAAGTTAGTGATTTTGAAATAGCTTTCGCTAATAATCACCGGATGACATACGTTTATGCACCAAACAATCCTGAATCTTTACCATTTCTCGCGGAAATGGCCATGATGGATAACAGGATTGCTCTAGCTAGCTGGATCGATGGCGATTGGATTTACGTTACTTCTCCTGATTACAGTTCTTTTTTTCGGTTTAAACCAGGTAACACTTATCGTGATCGATATGACCAAGGGTGGGATATAGAAGGAGATGAGAGAGTTGTTTCTATAGAATTAGATAATAACAAAATAAAATATGTTAGCAATCCCGATGTCCTAAATCAGCTACAATCGGCTTTAAACAGTCATGATATTCAAACCTTAGTTCTTACTGCTAAACCAAGCCATCAATTTTATTCGGAGGGTGCCCCTGTTCACGAAGCAGGAGGTGAGCATGGAGGAATTCATGCAAATGACACACTTGCAGCATTAATCATTGCAGGAACTGAAAAAAAACCAGCAAAGCTACGCATTGTTGATTTAAAAGAGTACATTATCGACCTCTTTGAATAG
- the spoVAE gene encoding stage V sporulation protein AE — MIFFWAFVVGGIICVIGQILMDVVKLTPAHTMSTLVVSGAILDGLGLYEPLIDFAGAGATIPITSFGNSLVHGAMAEAERHGLVGVITGIFEVTSAGISAAIIFGFIAALIFKPKG; from the coding sequence ATGATCTTTTTTTGGGCTTTTGTTGTTGGGGGCATCATTTGTGTGATTGGACAGATTTTGATGGACGTAGTGAAACTCACTCCGGCACATACGATGAGTACGTTAGTCGTTAGTGGTGCGATCTTAGACGGATTAGGCTTATACGAACCATTAATTGATTTTGCTGGTGCTGGAGCAACAATCCCAATAACTTCTTTTGGGAATTCCCTTGTACACGGAGCTATGGCTGAAGCAGAAAGACATGGTCTCGTTGGTGTAATCACAGGGATATTTGAAGTAACAAGTGCAGGGATATCAGCAGCGATCATATTTGGTTTTATTGCAGCCTTGATATTTAAGCCTAAAGGATAA